A part of Streptomyces sp. DSM 40750 genomic DNA contains:
- a CDS encoding glycosyltransferase, producing the protein MHTSSTGPRSRVLHLTQPVDGGVARVVTDLVRAQLTVGLAVTVACPDGALATGLRRLGADVRTWHATRSPGPSLVREVRHLARVIDEVRPHLVHAHSAKAGLAGRLAVRGRIPTVFQPHAWSFEATDGAASALARVWERWGMRWTSQVVCVSEAERMTGVHAGISGQWSVIPNGVDLQRFRPAPVGTVRAGLRPLREVDPTAPLVVCVGRLCRQKGQSVLLRAWGTVARRVPGARLILVGDGPDRDRLRARAPRSVLFAGAVADVVPWYQAADLVVLPSRWEGMALAPLEAMACGRPVVATDVDGARESLPPSLAPRCLVPPENPAVLARAVAELLLDPPLRASLGRQGLQYVLSSHDVRHTAEAVADVYRHLIGVRPAPRVAPTEHRESIHS; encoded by the coding sequence ATGCACACGTCATCAACCGGCCCTCGATCGCGGGTGCTGCACCTCACCCAGCCCGTGGACGGCGGGGTCGCCCGCGTCGTGACGGACCTGGTGCGGGCGCAGCTCACAGTCGGCCTGGCCGTCACGGTGGCCTGCCCCGACGGCGCGCTCGCCACAGGGCTCCGGCGACTGGGCGCGGACGTACGGACCTGGCACGCGACGCGGTCACCGGGTCCGTCACTCGTCCGGGAGGTACGACATCTCGCACGCGTGATCGATGAAGTGCGCCCTCATCTGGTGCACGCGCACAGCGCGAAGGCCGGGCTCGCCGGGCGGCTCGCCGTCCGGGGGAGGATCCCCACCGTGTTCCAGCCGCATGCCTGGTCGTTCGAGGCCACCGACGGGGCCGCCTCGGCGCTCGCGCGGGTGTGGGAACGGTGGGGGATGCGTTGGACCTCCCAAGTGGTGTGCGTGAGCGAGGCGGAGCGCATGACCGGCGTGCACGCCGGGATCAGCGGGCAGTGGAGCGTCATCCCCAACGGCGTGGACCTGCAGCGATTCCGCCCCGCCCCCGTCGGTACCGTGCGGGCTGGGCTGAGGCCGTTGCGCGAGGTCGATCCCACCGCGCCGCTCGTCGTCTGTGTAGGGCGGCTGTGCCGGCAGAAGGGCCAGTCCGTCCTGCTGAGGGCGTGGGGCACCGTCGCCCGCAGGGTGCCCGGCGCGCGTCTCATCCTGGTCGGCGACGGGCCGGACCGTGACCGGCTTCGGGCGCGCGCGCCGAGGTCCGTGCTGTTCGCGGGCGCCGTCGCCGACGTCGTCCCCTGGTACCAGGCCGCCGATCTCGTCGTTCTGCCGTCCCGTTGGGAGGGCATGGCGCTGGCCCCGCTGGAGGCGATGGCCTGCGGCCGGCCGGTAGTGGCCACAGACGTCGACGGAGCCCGCGAGAGCCTGCCTCCCTCACTCGCTCCCCGCTGCCTGGTGCCGCCGGAGAACCCGGCGGTGCTGGCCAGGGCCGTCGCCGAACTGCTGCTCGACCCGCCGCTGCGCGCATCGCTCGGCCGCCAGGGGCTCCAGTACGTCCTGTCCTCGCACGACGTGCGGCACACCGCCGAGGCGGTTGCGGACGTCTACCGCCATCTGATCGGCGTGCGACCCGCACCCCGCGTCGCGCCCACGGAGCATAGGGAGTCCATCCACTCGTGA
- a CDS encoding lipopolysaccharide biosynthesis protein, translating to MTEKPTRFRRKPGRSARTGILRPWLLLATGTLVGGLLGGAYGTLKAPTYTATSYVVAVPTENSDPTSALGFAQAYGRAATQLAVLGDAQSSAGVPVRTLRRNVRTATSPDAPMIAVSATSTRPGLASGMANAVTRALTRHANKTKDSTHVELVQFSPAVRPTEPTSASRLVTGLVGTSAGGLLGGLALLVRPRRTESDDTARPASVPGPATAADMSGQL from the coding sequence ATGACCGAAAAGCCCACTCGATTCCGCCGGAAGCCCGGCCGCTCGGCCCGCACCGGCATCCTGCGGCCCTGGTTGCTGCTTGCGACCGGCACGCTCGTCGGCGGCCTGCTCGGCGGTGCCTACGGCACGCTCAAGGCCCCCACGTACACAGCGACCAGCTATGTCGTCGCCGTACCCACCGAGAATTCCGACCCCACCTCCGCACTCGGCTTCGCACAGGCGTACGGTCGCGCCGCCACGCAGCTCGCGGTGCTCGGGGACGCGCAGTCGTCGGCGGGCGTGCCGGTGCGGACGCTGCGGCGGAACGTGCGGACCGCCACCTCGCCGGACGCACCGATGATCGCCGTCTCGGCCACCTCCACGCGCCCCGGCCTCGCCTCCGGCATGGCCAACGCGGTCACCCGCGCGCTGACCCGCCACGCGAACAAGACCAAGGACAGCACCCACGTCGAACTCGTCCAGTTCTCACCGGCGGTGCGGCCGACCGAGCCGACGTCCGCGTCACGGTTGGTGACCGGTCTGGTCGGCACGAGCGCGGGCGGCCTGCTCGGCGGCCTGGCGCTGCTCGTACGGCCGAGGCGGACGGAAAGCGACGACACCGCCCGCCCCGCCTCGGTTCCCGGCCCGGCCACCGCCGCCGACATGTCTGGACAGCTGTGA
- a CDS encoding lipid II flippase MurJ yields the protein MPVTPPQTPHAPGCGTDGATVPAARAATQDMDGTGSPGATGKFIAKATLITASLSVAGALLGLVRDQALAQLFGAGIETDAFLVAWTVPEFAATLLIEDGLAIAMIPAFSLALARRAQGVSGDPVRSLVAGTLPRLSLGFVAVSALIIVGAPYLVEALAPGLPDPGLAADCTRLTATCVLSFGLAGYCSAALRAHRRFLAPATIYVAYNTGIIAAMFLLGARWGVRSAAAGVAVGGCLMIAAQLPSLLRLLRTRRPAASGSGVDVRPMNLALISSVLLFAMCRQSQVLIERFLASTLPAGAISHLNYAQKVAQIPMTLSLMLCTVTFPVIAQALADGDTERARARVERDLALACRLVLFGAATVVACAPQIIAILFQRGAFTAQDTVVTAGVLRVYALGLLGQTLVGVLIRTYFSAGRATWYPIGAMTAGVVATTWIGAGTVDSWGVLAIAAANAAGITVTAALLLAGLAQRPNGGARPKSARRAGKPPGPSSFPFSTWTATRRRRAAQHSGPRGVPIRTRHVLSDLGRPLRAAVAATAAGAFASDAPGSPVVGFAVGCVTVTAVFLLLGLALDTQGRTSALHSVGTVTRRLRHGRSS from the coding sequence ATGCCCGTGACGCCGCCGCAGACTCCGCATGCGCCCGGTTGCGGGACCGACGGGGCGACCGTGCCCGCGGCGCGGGCAGCCACGCAGGACATGGACGGCACCGGCTCCCCCGGGGCCACCGGGAAGTTCATCGCGAAGGCCACTCTGATCACGGCGTCGCTGTCGGTCGCCGGGGCGCTGCTCGGTCTGGTGCGGGATCAGGCACTGGCCCAGCTCTTCGGGGCGGGCATCGAGACGGACGCCTTTCTGGTCGCGTGGACCGTACCGGAGTTCGCCGCCACGCTGCTCATCGAGGACGGCCTGGCCATCGCGATGATCCCGGCTTTCAGCCTGGCCCTGGCCCGGCGCGCCCAGGGGGTCTCCGGCGACCCGGTTCGCTCCCTCGTCGCCGGCACCCTGCCCCGCCTGTCCCTCGGCTTCGTCGCCGTATCCGCGCTGATCATCGTGGGCGCCCCCTACCTGGTCGAGGCTCTGGCACCCGGCCTGCCCGACCCCGGCCTCGCCGCCGACTGCACCCGGCTGACGGCGACCTGTGTACTGAGCTTCGGGCTCGCCGGGTACTGCAGCGCGGCTCTGCGGGCGCACCGTCGCTTCCTGGCACCCGCGACGATCTACGTGGCCTACAACACCGGAATCATCGCCGCGATGTTCCTGCTCGGCGCGCGCTGGGGCGTGCGATCGGCGGCGGCCGGTGTGGCGGTGGGCGGCTGCCTGATGATTGCGGCCCAACTGCCTTCGCTTCTGCGTCTGTTGAGGACTCGACGCCCAGCCGCTTCCGGCAGCGGCGTCGACGTGCGCCCGATGAACCTCGCTCTGATCAGCAGCGTTCTCCTCTTCGCGATGTGCCGCCAGTCCCAGGTCCTGATCGAACGCTTCCTCGCCTCCACCCTTCCCGCCGGGGCCATCTCGCACCTCAACTACGCGCAGAAGGTGGCCCAGATCCCGATGACGCTGTCGCTGATGCTGTGCACCGTCACCTTTCCGGTGATCGCACAGGCGCTCGCCGACGGCGACACCGAACGGGCTCGCGCCCGCGTGGAGCGGGACTTGGCGCTCGCTTGCCGCCTGGTGCTCTTCGGCGCGGCCACGGTGGTCGCCTGCGCGCCGCAGATCATCGCGATCCTGTTCCAGCGGGGCGCGTTCACCGCGCAGGACACGGTGGTGACCGCGGGCGTCCTGCGTGTGTACGCCCTCGGACTGCTCGGCCAGACCCTGGTGGGGGTACTGATCCGCACGTACTTCTCGGCCGGGCGGGCCACCTGGTATCCGATCGGTGCCATGACCGCGGGTGTCGTCGCGACCACCTGGATCGGGGCGGGAACCGTGGACTCCTGGGGGGTGCTGGCGATCGCCGCCGCCAATGCCGCCGGCATCACCGTCACGGCCGCACTGCTGCTCGCCGGCCTCGCACAGCGGCCGAACGGAGGCGCCCGTCCCAAGAGCGCACGGCGAGCGGGAAAACCCCCAGGGCCGAGCTCGTTCCCCTTCTCGACCTGGACCGCGACCCGCCGTCGTCGAGCCGCGCAGCACAGCGGGCCACGCGGGGTCCCCATCCGTACCCGGCACGTGCTGTCCGACCTGGGCAGGCCGCTGCGGGCGGCGGTGGCCGCCACGGCGGCGGGGGCGTTCGCCTCAGACGCGCCGGGGTCCCCGGTGGTGGGTTTCGCGGTCGGCTGCGTGACCGTGACCGCCGTTTTCCTCCTGCTCGGACTGGCCCTGGACACCCAGGGCCGCACATCCGCGCTTCATTCCGTAGGTACCGTCACGCGGAGGCTGAGGCATGGCCGTTCCAGTTGA
- a CDS encoding exopolysaccharide biosynthesis polyprenyl glycosylphosphotransferase: MTADSTISSPGTQPRDHGSSPVSVMPSRRTVPSPPSPADRRPARSASPVPLLVADGTAALLGALTLTGTQLRPLPSALLLAASLLLRPHHARPPVPGILDELPAVCRRTAVAWLALAALVAAYRPDDALSTRTLLVGFAVQAAASCALRGTVHARWRAALLRDPRTALVIGPAATAQRVAAAVLRHPRCGVRPVGIVAERQDGAGGLPVLTTGEEVERAVVQNSVRAVLAVHPSVRAQQGPLLRALTERGCVVWELDADSPSYATKDRLAGFSCRRLERTTTPRGSVGKRALDILVSATLLLLVSPLLLVCAVTLRISDGPGVVFRQERIGKDGKPFTLLKFRTHRPVDEHEAATRWSVANEQEMRRFCRMLRRTSLDELLQLWNVLRGDMSLVGPRPERPYFVAQFSESHPGYAARHRMRAGITGLAQIHGLRGDTSIEDRFRFDNVYIDNWSLWQDVCILLRTAATLMRPTGS; this comes from the coding sequence GTGACCGCGGATAGCACCATCTCCTCCCCTGGCACACAGCCCCGGGATCACGGATCCTCGCCCGTCTCGGTCATGCCGTCGCGCCGCACGGTCCCGAGTCCCCCGTCCCCCGCCGACAGGCGGCCCGCGCGGTCGGCCTCGCCGGTGCCCCTGCTCGTCGCGGACGGCACGGCCGCCCTGCTGGGTGCCCTGACACTGACCGGGACTCAGCTCCGCCCGCTCCCGTCGGCCTTGCTGTTGGCCGCGTCGCTGCTGCTGCGCCCGCACCACGCGCGCCCGCCGGTGCCGGGCATCCTCGATGAACTGCCCGCCGTCTGCCGCCGGACAGCGGTGGCCTGGCTGGCGCTCGCGGCGCTGGTGGCGGCGTACCGGCCGGACGACGCGCTGTCCACGCGCACCCTGTTGGTCGGCTTCGCCGTGCAGGCGGCGGCGAGCTGCGCGCTGCGCGGAACCGTGCACGCGAGGTGGCGCGCCGCGCTGCTGCGCGACCCGCGCACCGCGCTCGTCATCGGCCCGGCGGCGACCGCGCAGCGCGTGGCCGCCGCCGTGTTGCGGCACCCTCGGTGCGGGGTACGGCCGGTGGGGATCGTGGCCGAACGACAGGACGGCGCCGGGGGCCTGCCGGTTCTGACGACCGGTGAAGAGGTCGAGAGGGCGGTCGTCCAGAACAGCGTGCGGGCGGTGCTGGCCGTCCACCCCTCCGTACGGGCCCAACAGGGGCCGCTGCTGCGTGCGTTGACCGAGCGGGGTTGCGTGGTCTGGGAGCTGGACGCCGACTCTCCGTCGTACGCGACGAAGGACCGACTGGCCGGGTTCTCCTGCCGGCGTCTGGAGAGAACGACGACGCCCCGCGGCAGCGTGGGCAAACGAGCGCTCGACATCCTCGTGTCGGCGACCCTGCTGCTGCTGGTCAGCCCCCTGTTGCTGGTGTGCGCGGTGACACTGCGGATCAGCGACGGGCCGGGGGTGGTGTTCCGGCAGGAGCGCATCGGCAAGGACGGGAAGCCGTTCACGCTGCTGAAGTTCCGCACCCACCGTCCCGTGGACGAGCACGAGGCGGCGACCCGGTGGAGCGTGGCGAACGAACAGGAGATGCGACGGTTCTGCCGCATGCTGCGGCGCACCTCGCTCGATGAGCTCCTTCAGCTGTGGAACGTGCTCCGGGGCGACATGAGTCTCGTCGGACCTCGGCCCGAACGCCCCTACTTCGTCGCACAGTTCAGCGAGTCCCACCCCGGCTACGCGGCTCGCCACCGTATGCGGGCCGGCATCACCGGCCTCGCCCAGATCCACGGGCTGCGCGGCGACACATCCATCGAGGACCGCTTCCGGTTCGACAACGTCTACATCGACAACTGGTCGCTGTGGCAGGACGTGTGCATCCTGTTGCGCACCGCCGCCACGCTCATGCGTCCCACGGGGAGCTGA
- a CDS encoding polysaccharide deacetylase family protein, with protein sequence MAVPVESVGTGRRPATRPRPVPWVAMYHSVGDCSDDPYRITVTSERLERQLAWLRRHRLRGVSLRELFAARALGNGRRLVGLTFDDGYADFLAHALPALHRWNCGATLFVLPARLGGVNSWDPLGPRKPLLSADGVRRAAAAGVEIGSHGLTHIDLTRADDATLRAEVADSRALLSELIGAPVHGFCYPYGTVDRRAVAAVRDAGYTYACAIDPGPLTGPHALPRLHIGQNDTAWRLHLKHKLHRLRRRPVEGV encoded by the coding sequence ATGGCCGTTCCAGTTGAATCCGTCGGCACGGGCAGACGCCCCGCCACGCGCCCCCGTCCGGTCCCGTGGGTGGCGATGTACCACTCCGTGGGCGACTGCTCCGACGACCCGTACCGCATCACGGTCACCTCCGAGCGGCTGGAGCGGCAGCTGGCCTGGCTGCGCCGGCACCGGCTGCGCGGCGTGTCCCTGCGCGAACTGTTCGCCGCCCGCGCCCTGGGCAATGGGCGGCGCCTGGTCGGTCTCACCTTCGACGACGGATACGCCGACTTCCTCGCCCACGCTCTTCCGGCGCTGCACCGCTGGAACTGCGGTGCCACCCTCTTCGTCCTGCCCGCCCGGCTCGGGGGCGTCAACTCCTGGGACCCGCTCGGCCCCCGCAAGCCGCTGCTGTCCGCGGACGGCGTCCGGCGGGCGGCCGCCGCGGGCGTGGAGATCGGTTCGCACGGACTGACGCACATCGATCTCACCCGGGCCGACGACGCCACGTTGAGGGCCGAGGTCGCCGACAGCAGGGCACTGCTGTCGGAGCTGATCGGTGCTCCGGTCCACGGCTTCTGCTACCCGTACGGCACGGTGGACCGGCGCGCCGTCGCCGCCGTACGCGACGCCGGGTACACCTACGCCTGCGCCATCGACCCCGGCCCCCTGACCGGCCCGCACGCCCTCCCCCGTCTGCACATCGGCCAGAACGACACAGCCTGGCGGCTGCACCTCAAACACAAGCTGCACCGGCTGCGCCGGCGCCCCGTGGAGGGCGTGTGA
- a CDS encoding glycosyltransferase — translation MKALHIITGLGVGGAEQQLRLLLQHLTVECEVVALTNPGAVADGLVADGVRVHHLGMGANNDLPALPRLTRLIRTGGYDLVHTHLYRACVYGRLAARLAGVRAVVATEHSLGDSQMEGRDLTAGVRALYLASERLGSATVAVSPAVADRLRRWGVPSPRIEVVPNGIDLARFHFDASLRHHTRRRLGLPEDAYVVGGIGRLTASKRFDVLIRAMARLPGDHWLLLVGGGPEESVLRRTAHEAGVADRVLFTGERPNVPDASPCTDVPSLTFAMDLLASPSPEESFGLAVVEALASGLPVLYTSCPAIEDLPPQAAADALHVRGGPEAYARAVVAVRAAGPRPRTPADAAQRYSISHSAARLMDVYTAAMSNSLPLSLQGASS, via the coding sequence ATGAAAGCGCTGCACATCATCACCGGTCTCGGCGTCGGCGGCGCCGAACAACAGCTCCGACTGCTGCTGCAGCACCTCACCGTCGAGTGCGAGGTGGTGGCCCTCACCAACCCCGGTGCCGTCGCCGACGGGCTTGTTGCCGACGGTGTCCGCGTGCACCACCTCGGCATGGGCGCCAACAACGACCTGCCCGCGCTCCCCCGCCTGACCCGCCTCATCCGCACGGGGGGCTATGACCTGGTCCACACCCACCTCTATCGCGCGTGCGTCTACGGCCGGCTGGCTGCCCGACTCGCCGGCGTCAGGGCCGTGGTCGCCACCGAACATTCCCTCGGCGACTCCCAGATGGAAGGCCGGGACCTGACGGCGGGCGTCCGCGCTCTCTACCTCGCCAGCGAGCGCCTCGGCTCCGCCACGGTCGCCGTCTCCCCCGCGGTCGCCGACCGCCTCAGACGCTGGGGCGTGCCCTCCCCTCGCATCGAGGTCGTCCCCAACGGGATCGACCTGGCCCGTTTCCACTTCGACGCGTCCCTGCGCCACCACACACGCCGACGCCTCGGCCTGCCGGAGGACGCCTACGTCGTCGGCGGGATCGGCCGCCTCACCGCGAGCAAGCGCTTCGACGTCCTCATCCGGGCGATGGCCCGGCTTCCGGGCGACCACTGGCTGTTGCTGGTCGGTGGCGGCCCGGAGGAGAGCGTCCTGCGCCGTACGGCCCACGAGGCAGGCGTGGCCGACCGCGTCCTGTTCACCGGCGAGCGCCCCAACGTCCCCGACGCCTCCCCCTGTACCGATGTGCCCTCACTCACATTCGCCATGGACCTGCTCGCCTCGCCGTCCCCGGAGGAGTCCTTCGGGCTGGCGGTCGTGGAGGCCCTGGCGTCCGGCCTGCCCGTGCTCTACACATCCTGCCCGGCGATCGAGGACCTGCCTCCGCAGGCCGCCGCCGATGCCCTGCACGTACGCGGCGGCCCCGAGGCGTACGCCCGTGCCGTCGTCGCGGTGCGGGCGGCCGGCCCGCGGCCCCGTACGCCTGCGGACGCCGCGCAGCGCTACAGCATCTCCCACAGCGCTGCCCGGCTCATGGACGTGTACACGGCAGCGATGTCCAACTCATTGCCACTTTCACTCCAGGGAGCCAGTTCGTGA
- a CDS encoding glycoside hydrolase family 26 protein, which produces MVLQQCRARTRRLAVVVAAVGVSAALASGTGFAAGTGPFAGPSAPPAATPRPSVSTLPAVAPSVAPQASAVTPDLAIPPVTEPSKPAPSSSAAAPTTSSPGSERPAFGAFLDSGVRGVYGMTGLSRWLGGAELRVGHTYLPGDRWSNIEGTYSFLTPWARWRTAKDDRIFVLNVPMQERNEEGVSDAEVRLLLRQGAAGHFDQHFRTLAERLVALNVPDTVLVLGWEMNGTTYTHRCGPDPTAWKSYWNRIVTTMRSVPGQKFRFDFTPSRGRDAVPWTQCYPGDDTVDIIGMDTYDQPRGVSFDEQVKEPYGLQAQVDFAKSHNKPISYPEWGLFRNGDNVEYMRRMLAWIDMHKPLYNTLTDYCPHGVWQCGANPRSSLAYRSALFGRADEPATWPTPSLPTAPLSPTGCSPLSLGDWSEYWLGGRLCLRFDWWLRAR; this is translated from the coding sequence ATGGTTCTACAACAGTGTCGGGCCCGGACCAGGCGGCTGGCGGTCGTCGTGGCGGCGGTCGGCGTTTCGGCCGCGCTGGCCTCCGGTACCGGCTTCGCGGCGGGGACGGGGCCCTTCGCCGGTCCTTCCGCTCCGCCGGCGGCCACCCCGAGGCCGTCGGTTTCCACGTTGCCCGCGGTGGCCCCGTCGGTCGCGCCGCAGGCATCCGCGGTCACCCCGGACCTCGCGATCCCGCCCGTCACCGAACCGTCGAAACCGGCCCCGTCGAGTTCCGCCGCCGCGCCGACGACCTCGTCGCCCGGCAGCGAGCGCCCCGCCTTCGGCGCCTTCCTCGACTCCGGAGTCCGGGGCGTGTACGGCATGACGGGGCTCAGCAGGTGGCTGGGTGGCGCGGAGCTGCGCGTCGGCCACACCTATCTGCCGGGGGATCGTTGGAGCAACATCGAGGGCACTTACAGCTTCCTCACGCCGTGGGCGCGCTGGCGCACGGCGAAGGACGACAGGATCTTCGTCCTCAACGTGCCCATGCAGGAGCGCAACGAGGAGGGTGTCTCCGACGCCGAGGTCAGGTTGCTGCTGCGGCAGGGCGCGGCCGGGCACTTCGACCAGCACTTCCGTACCCTCGCCGAGCGGCTGGTCGCGTTGAACGTGCCGGACACGGTACTGGTGCTCGGCTGGGAGATGAACGGCACGACCTACACCCATCGCTGTGGACCCGACCCGACGGCATGGAAGTCGTACTGGAACAGGATCGTCACCACCATGCGTTCGGTGCCGGGCCAGAAATTCCGGTTCGACTTCACGCCGAGCCGGGGCCGGGACGCCGTTCCCTGGACGCAGTGCTACCCGGGGGACGACACGGTCGACATCATCGGCATGGACACGTACGACCAGCCGCGAGGAGTTTCCTTCGACGAGCAGGTGAAAGAGCCCTACGGACTTCAAGCACAAGTGGACTTCGCGAAATCCCATAACAAGCCCATTTCCTACCCCGAATGGGGGCTCTTCCGTAACGGGGACAACGTCGAATACATGCGGCGTATGCTCGCCTGGATCGATATGCACAAGCCGCTGTACAACACGCTGACCGACTACTGCCCGCACGGAGTCTGGCAGTGCGGGGCCAATCCCAGATCGTCCCTGGCCTACCGGTCCGCCCTCTTCGGCCGCGCCGACGAACCGGCGACTTGGCCCACGCCGTCCTTGCCCACCGCACCGTTGTCTCCGACGGGCTGCTCGCCGCTGAGCCTCGGCGACTGGAGCGAGTACTGGCTCGGCGGGAGGCTGTGCCTGCGTTTCGACTGGTGGTTGCGGGCCCGATAG
- a CDS encoding O-antigen ligase family protein, whose product MSLALTPLMRRSTVLTPVLPVVAVLALLALPLDPNNEGGPGPADAVSGFLVLFCAIRLVRDRRRPLPRTAAVVLGLPVVGLVVAALGAYSPEAGIAGMGRYLQIFVLVPAAVLLLIRGRGDFRLLAWSFVGLAGWQGAVGVHQYVTRTGASFQGERIRAVGTFGPQDVMGMATVVGIGLVCALALALGRTSVRQRAVALACALALLLPLALSFSRGAWIATAVTCAVQLALAGLRRALKVAAVAAAASVVLVGGLGIGTALLEERIDSITQVTDAPDQSVVDRYAMWAAAVDIWREHPLTGVGLKGFPEYRDAYASPTLSSGSDTEGAGVAYRKQPLLSPHSMYLLVLSEQGLLGLTAFAGSWLALLVCALRATVRARGSGRHGLDCGLAACGLLVWQLTDFLYADIGGPSTVLTAVSFGMVAWWALAGNGKAQAAPPVPALADARESVARCP is encoded by the coding sequence ATGAGCCTCGCACTGACGCCGCTCATGCGCCGGAGCACCGTCCTGACACCGGTCCTGCCCGTGGTGGCCGTGCTCGCCCTGCTGGCGCTGCCGCTCGACCCGAACAACGAGGGTGGCCCAGGTCCCGCCGACGCGGTGTCCGGGTTCTTGGTGCTCTTCTGCGCGATCCGGCTCGTACGGGACCGGCGGCGCCCCTTGCCGCGTACGGCCGCCGTGGTGCTGGGCCTGCCGGTCGTCGGGCTGGTCGTCGCCGCCCTGGGGGCATACTCGCCCGAGGCCGGGATCGCCGGTATGGGCCGGTATCTGCAGATCTTCGTGCTCGTCCCCGCGGCGGTCCTGCTGCTGATCCGCGGCCGGGGCGACTTCCGGCTGCTGGCCTGGTCGTTCGTGGGGCTCGCGGGCTGGCAGGGGGCCGTCGGAGTGCACCAGTACGTCACCCGGACCGGCGCCTCCTTCCAGGGCGAGCGGATCCGGGCCGTCGGCACGTTCGGGCCGCAGGACGTGATGGGGATGGCGACGGTGGTCGGCATCGGCCTCGTGTGCGCGCTCGCCCTCGCACTCGGGCGGACGTCCGTACGACAACGGGCAGTCGCCCTCGCGTGCGCGCTGGCGTTGCTGCTGCCGCTCGCGCTGTCCTTCAGCCGGGGCGCGTGGATCGCGACGGCTGTGACCTGCGCGGTGCAGCTGGCCCTGGCCGGACTGCGGCGCGCGCTCAAGGTGGCCGCGGTCGCAGCCGCAGCGAGCGTGGTCCTGGTGGGCGGTCTCGGTATCGGCACGGCGCTGCTGGAGGAGCGTATCGACAGCATCACGCAGGTCACCGACGCCCCGGACCAGTCCGTCGTCGACCGGTACGCGATGTGGGCGGCCGCGGTCGACATCTGGCGCGAACACCCGCTGACCGGCGTGGGGTTGAAGGGCTTCCCCGAGTACCGGGACGCGTACGCCTCGCCGACGCTGTCGTCGGGCAGCGACACCGAGGGCGCGGGGGTGGCGTACCGGAAGCAGCCGCTGCTGTCACCGCACAGCATGTATCTCCTGGTGCTGAGCGAACAGGGCCTGCTCGGGCTGACGGCGTTCGCCGGGAGTTGGCTGGCGCTGCTGGTGTGCGCGCTGCGGGCGACGGTGCGGGCACGCGGGTCGGGGCGGCACGGCCTCGACTGCGGGCTGGCCGCCTGCGGACTGCTGGTCTGGCAGCTCACCGACTTCCTGTACGCCGACATCGGCGGCCCCTCCACCGTGCTGACCGCCGTGTCCTTCGGGATGGTGGCGTGGTGGGCGCTGGCCGGGAACGGCAAGGCGCAGGCCGCCCCGCCGGTTCCGGCACTCGCAGACGCGCGGGAAAGCGTGGCGCGATGCCCGTGA